In Sphingobacterium zeae, one genomic interval encodes:
- a CDS encoding organic hydroperoxide resistance protein, whose amino-acid sequence MKTLYNIGATAKGGRNGQVKSENGVLDLAVRMPRGLGGANDDYANPEMLFAAGYAACFDSALNLVIRSEKVKTGETSVTAHVSIGQLENGGFGLAAELHANIPGVSVEVARELIEKAHQVCPYSNATRGNIEVKLTVSTNE is encoded by the coding sequence ATGAAAACGTTATATAATATCGGTGCGACAGCAAAAGGCGGACGAAACGGGCAAGTAAAAAGTGAAAATGGCGTATTGGACTTAGCTGTTCGTATGCCTAGAGGTCTTGGCGGCGCCAATGACGATTATGCTAATCCGGAAATGCTTTTCGCAGCGGGGTATGCGGCATGCTTTGATAGTGCTTTGAATTTGGTGATTAGATCAGAAAAGGTTAAAACAGGTGAGACATCTGTAACTGCTCATGTCAGTATAGGACAATTGGAAAATGGTGGTTTCGGTCTCGCCGCTGAACTACATGCAAATATTCCTGGTGTAAGCGTTGAAGTTGCACGAGAATTGATTGAAAAGGCACATCAAGTTTGTCCTTATTCAAATGCCACAAGAGGTAATATAGAAGTTAAATTGACAGTATCAACT